In Candidatus Peregrinibacteria bacterium, one DNA window encodes the following:
- a CDS encoding GIY-YIG nuclease family protein, whose amino-acid sequence MSEKDSTVYIMGSVSRVLYTGVTSNLSQRIWQHKEGVFEKSFTKKYRCHRLLYFEKHKDMISAIAREKQIQGYARKKKESLIYRMNPGWEDMSHWYLENFQE is encoded by the coding sequence ATGTCAGAAAAAGATTCGACAGTATACATCATGGGGAGCGTATCAAGAGTACTCTACACAGGAGTAACAAGTAATCTTAGTCAGAGAATATGGCAACACAAAGAAGGAGTTTTTGAGAAGAGTTTTACCAAAAAATACCGATGCCATCGGCTCCTTTACTTTGAAAAACATAAAGACATGATATCTGCCATTGCTCGAGAGAAACAAATACAAGGATATGCTCGGAAAAAGAAAGAATCACTCATATATCGAATGAATCCAGGATGGGAAGATATGAGTCATTGGTATTTGGAAAATTTTCAGGAATAG